A segment of the Takifugu flavidus isolate HTHZ2018 chromosome 7, ASM371156v2, whole genome shotgun sequence genome:
CCCCGTTTGTCGGGTTAATACTGCAAACAGGGTCACAGGGAAACGAGCATCGACATAAGGACGAGATGTGCTCAGTGAGTTTGAAATGAACGGCACCAGGTGTGGAAAATGCATGTGGGACGAGGATGAGTACTGATGCATACAGCTTGTTAAATCACTGGACCAAATGTGCCACGGGGGGTTGATGGGGGCAAAAAGGCATCAACGTGGACAGCGGCCCCGCACGTGTCTGACATGTATGTGCACAGATGCATCCTGCTTCCATCCATCTGTAAATCTTTCTTGTctcttctgtccatctgtcgctctctctgtcttttaAATCCATCTGCTTGACTTCTGCCTACCTATGAAATCACGTCCTGCCGGTCCTCGTGTTCCTCAGatcccctctgccccccctttTGCTTTCTGCCGCAGAAAACACGTTTGctattttgatattttaatgGCAGTGAGACTATTAGTGTGAGTTCTATAGGTACACGGCCCAACGTACAGAAATAGAAAGCTCAGGAGCTTACTCAGCTTTCATCACGCTCAACTTTCTGACCAGGAACCTTCACATTTCTATAACCTTAAGGCGCATCCACACATGTTCATAATCCACAAGGCTTAGTCACAACCTCTGCTGTGGACCCCAGATAGTCAGAGAACTAAAGCCTCAATTTGAATTCAGCTGCAgctaaaaataattttattttcaaaggcATTTACTCATTCTGTGAGTTGGAATTTGTGCTTCAAAGAAATTTAATTGCCTGCACATGATTCAGCCCAATCATTTCTGTGCTGGAGACAGATGTTTACTTTAAAGCATCTGCATATGCAGCATAATGCACATTAACAGCACAAGTGCAATTCACACATGAGCACCCCGGAGGCGGAGACCAGGAGAAAATGCAAGATTAGTCAACattctgcatgtgtgtctgtgtgtcttggAGGATAAAGTTGGGGATTATAGAAACTCATGATAGCATACCCTACAAATTGCTAGATAAGGGACTAGGGGTTTCTTTATTCATCCCTACGCCCACTCCCCActccctcctttctcccttATAGCAAGCCTCAAGTTTTGATCCCACACTCCACCACGAGAGACATCTTTGTCAGAGCCTGTGCCTATCTCCCACCCCACGCTCTatcctctttttcccccctctatcCTTCaagacctcctctcctcactgtCTAATTGCTGGCTCAGTCCTGCTGTGCTTCAGTCAGCATGAAAAAAACACTCTCGCGGTGGGGAAGAAATGTATCCAGCTCGAACAAAGACAGCTggaaaaagaggggaaattGTCTCCTCCATTTGCtttgtcattttctctcctACTCTATAATCAGaattttcccctcctctcactCCCATCCACCTCCAGGTTTATCTCTGCTTTTATAGAGACACATTCTTCATCTCGCTAGCCTGATGGGAGCGCAGATGATTTGAACCGCCGATAACTTGGCTCAGACCTCTAATGCATACAGCGTATGGAGGTAAATAATCCAGTTTGACTAAATGAACTGGGTTCAACCCGACTGGTGCACGGACGCTTTAATGCACGACTGTCAACATGTTTTGCAGGAGAATTAGCGGCTTCGCGTACCAACAGCGTGCTTTAACACCCCTCGCCGACTGTATCAGGAACAACCAGAGAGGAAGATTATACATTTATGAGACGCACACGCAACTAGTAAGAATCCAATCTAGACTGTCACATTAAATTATACTGCTAGCTCCAAAGCAGTTGGCAACATTCCCTGTTAGCGCTATAGCTGATATGATCCTCTGAGTATGCCAGCAGCTGCATTAGCGTGGGGCACCTGAGTGTGAAATTGTACAAGTAAACCCACAGGACGCGAATGGTTCAGGTGTGTCGTGGATTCACCCACCATATAGTTTGTTTGTTGCAACTGCAGTTGGAGTGTGCTGCCATTGTGATTGTAGAAAAAAATGGCACTGGTTTTACGGGAGCTAAAATGATAAGGATCTGTCGGGGACGTGTTTAGATATCGTCACAGTGGTGATAAATTACGATGAGCAGAGACACTTATTTGCACCGACAAACTGCCTCAATGTCACTCTCCATGAATCTATTTGCGTGCTTGTTAATCATCTCTTCACAGGTGGGACAGTTTGCTCTCTGCCAATATCGCTGACACATGTTGACGCTATCTCAGATCGGGATCTCGCGCTTGCTCAGGCAACTTGATTTGTGAGGACAGAACTGGGAGCTGATTTTCAGCGTGAGTGAAAACTTGGCAGGTGCTTTTTGCCTTccagacacacagaaatgagACTGAAAAGGGACGGAAAGTGGGGGAGAGTGACAACTACAAAAGCCGAGAGGATTAGCTCAATGAAAGTCGTCTCAGGTCTAATCTGTTTTAAAGTGGTACATTGTACATTACTTTGGGATTAAGTACACACAAAAGGTGGCAAAGTTACGCAATAACAGCAACGGTGTGGAAACAGGCCCTGGACAATGGGGCACATTAACGGGAAGTTTATAGTTCGGAAAATACTATTAATACGACCGCAGTACGATAACATTAGGCTTTATTTAAACAACACAATGTTTCCTCAGACACCACCACTATAAAAAAACTTGTGTATAAGTGCTGACAATTATTGCTCTTTGCATAATGAATGTTTCATCTCTGGGGATTTTGGATCTGTTAAACTGCCCGAGAGCCCAGAGACGCTACTTCTATTTGCATGAGGTCATCCGTTTGTGAAGTCAATGGGCCGAGAGGGAACGACTAAACGAGGCCAGTGAGGGAAACACGGTGCAAATGTGCAGTTTGTCCCGAGAAGGGATGGAGACATCTTTGTGGATTATGCTCGGAAAACGATGTTGTTCCAAGACCGGCAGTCTTGGTTTTTTTGGAATAGAGGAATGGAGCGTGCAGGCAAGCAAGACAAACACGGTCCAAAAGGTCTGGACGCACCGGAAAGTGAAGCagaacacacatttgtgttgaaTAAGACATCATCACACCCATGTATTTCCACGTACCCGTCCAATGAGGACAGGCTCCGGCCCTCTGTACTCCTCAATCACAAAGAACTGGTTCCAGAGCCAGCTCCTCCGGTGGCGAGAGCGAGGCCCCCCATCTTCAGACTCCGTGACCCACTTTGTGCTGTGCCGCGTCCTCTGGAGCAGAATGCCACTGACACCTGTCTCCAAATGGAGGTCAGGAAGGCTGGCGTGCTCCTCTGAACTCGGCGCGAGACTCCGAGCATTAATTACACCTTCAACCTCTTCATTAGTCAAAGTGCTTCTTTTCTTGCGGTTCAGAGTCAGTTCAAGGCTATGCTCAGCTAATAGAGATTTGGCAGCAATGTCAGCTTTAAAGCCCAAATTATTTGGTTTTCCGTCAGTTCTTGGCAGGGTTTTGGCTTCGCCTTTGACATTCTGATGCGGGATTTCCGAATCTTTCAAATTCGATTCTAAACGAGGTAAAAGTCGCTGTGGTGGGCTCCATGGGACCTGCAGATCTCGCTCCTCCTTCAAAAGACCCGCAGCCACCACCGGGACCTGTCGTTCCATGAAAAGAACCAGCAGAACAAAGCGTGCTGCCATTGCTGCGATGACCAGGTCACTTTGCTTCAAAGGAAAGTCGTTGCTTGGCTGATGGGGTTCAGCTTCTCATGGAGGTCCGTCCAGACTTGAGCCGTCTCCCCCCCCCGGAGCAgggcttcatttcagctccTTCTGTCACGCTGGCTCATGCTGATCCGACCACCTGAGGGAAGTCACAGAGAAGGTCATTTAAACTGCAACAGGTGCTTTAAGCCTCCTTTAAACTTATTTTACTGCTGATTGATGAATTTGGCAGAAAACTGCCTATAAAACAGAATTTGCTTTATGCCAGATGGtgttaactttttttttcctgctgatttTATCGTAAGTGTGAATCATAATATTGATCATTAGGTCATTCGCAAGGAATTAAACACGGTCTTAAAAACGGTTCTATTAATTTTGGGCAGCGGTGCCTGGCAGCGAGGTGGAGCGCAGGTATTTTACTGTCTGGTGTCACCCGCAACTGCCTGAACATCAGTTGATTAATGCCGCCACCAAAGACGCATCGCTCATGCCCGGTGCGGAAAGAAGGTCCACTTAAAAGAATAATTAGACTCATAAATAATTCAATCAATGACCTGTCCTCGTTTCCCAAAAGTTAAATGATGTGAGTTTCTTCATATTTGAGTCGGATCGCAGCGATTGatcttttaaatttaaagcacAGAAAAGAGACCTTCTCTGCCTTCCACTCATAACTCTGACGCGTCATTTCCTGCAACGCACGTCACTCGCACGCAGCTCAGCCTACAGATACAATAAAGAACAAAGCAAATATCAtcagataaagaaaataaaactgcagtCAGTGCCCACCGCCAGGATATGGCTCTGGGTTTAAAACCTATGCCTCCCTAACAACGAACCCTAAAACCAGATGAACCACCACATTTTTAATTCACCTCCACTTATTTGCCTGGTTGGAGATGAAGACCACCTCCAACTGGGGCCGATGCTCTGCTCTTGTTGCAGATACTGACCTACTTTGTTTCATCTGGGGTTTTTGGACAGCATCAAATTGAGAATTTGATCATCGTTGTGATGAACAAAAAGCAGTCGTTTCCCTTTTTCATGTTTCCAGATGAAACCCTGCGCGGCTCGCGCTGGCATCTGTTTGCCGTCGTCGCCTTAAGTCGTGCAGAAAACAAGTGTCTCTTCCAAAATCTCTTTGTCTCCCTCAGCTTCTGTGTAATAGCCTTGATGCCGTCTGCAGCGTGGATTTCTCCTTCCTAGCTTTGCTCTCACACCACGTTGCCAACAGTAAATGTCATCCGCTGTTGTTTGAAGTCTTTAAAgaacgcgtgtgtgtgagtgagtgtgcggAATGTAAGGAAGGGATGGAGGATGAAAGCACGAGGACGATTTGCTGTTGCCGGCTCAGAATGGAATGATGAGTGGTGACATAGCTCTAAATTGCAAATCGCTGTTTCCGTCTCACTTCCGCCTGTGCTGAGTCGCTTCACTGCAGCAGGGCtatttcacttttattaaaaatagCCTGTGCATGTCAGGCCTTTTACATAGGGAAAAAATGAGAGCGAGAGGTAGAGAGGGAAGGggctggtgtgagtgtgtgtgttgggggggggggcttttgctTTCAATGACCAGTCTGCTCCATTTGAACATGTCTGGCATTCACTCTCACCACTGGTCTTAATGCTTACAGGGCACTCATCCTGGCCTCAGTGAACATGGGGGAATCTTTTAAGACTTTCCACATCATACCGGCGAGAAGAAGCCCACCATCCTCAGCACAGCCGTCAGTCACTGCTGTGGACATTTGACATTCCAGCAGTCTTAACCTTTAATAAAGGCAGAAAGAATCTGCTAGACCCTGCAGATGTTTGTCAGGTAAAAGGTGCCCTGCTTTGACGGAGCACAGCGTTTCTGTGCGGGGCGATCGTTTGTTTTTAGACATTATATCAGGCTATCAACACTTTAAATGCCCCAATCTGAGGCTGGGCCAATATTGATGCCAATGATGAGGGAAGAGCTTTTCCAATTAaagctgtctttgttttttttcatcctctACACATGTTGCCGCAAATCCATTGGTTGATTTTAATTCCATATTAGACTTtccaaggggaaaaaagggttgATTTAAATAATCATTCTCAATAATTTATTGTTCtttggatggaaggatggatggaattATCTCGGACTCTCCTAAAGTGAAATTATTCACCAAAACATTGCAATCATCCATCTACGCTTGTGTCATAGGACCACTTTAGAGACCGAGTGTGATATGATTGTACATTCTGACCCAATTATTAATAATTCTAAAAGCTAAAAGGAATTTTAAAGGACAAAGGAAGTATGTCAAACTATTGTGGTTGTAACATTAGTGGCATTTGGGGATTGTAAAAAGCAGTCTTGTTGTTTTATGCAACAGAGGACTGAAACAGGATGTTTTACTTTGTAAACCAAAGCTGCTGAAGGGATTAGTTGTCACTGATGATGTGGTAATGTGCAGAAGACATATGGATTATTGGTGAGGATATGGGTCAAAGTAAAACATTCTATTCTTGTGCATCAACGTAAAGAATCTTCGTGTGCTTCTTTTTGAGTCCATGCTAGCTTCAACCGAGTCAGTCACTTCAACTTTAAAACTTGACATTTTGCAATATAGTAAGTATACGATGTAAAAGTTGGATGTTTGACAACGTAGTCAGAGGGGTTAGGATTACATTAGATCCCTTCTAGCTTTACATACAAGCCTGATACTCAAAGCAACTATTGGAAAAGGGGGTGTTTTGAACTAAATACTGTCTTTTCCTTTACCAGGGCAGGATTTATGCTCCTTTTGAGGAGCGGCAGCATCCCTGAGTTACAAACACAAATTTATTCCTTAATACATGTTACTCACTGTTTTGTGATATGATTTGACAAACAGCTTCACTGGCTGCTTCTGACTAAACCTGACAATGGTTTGGTTTGCccaggattaaaaaaaacccccaaagtTAGCCTTTTTCCCCCTGAGAATGCAATAAGATACATTTCTCATTGATGACTCTTTGCAACTTTCCCTTTGGTcttatcacacacacgcacgcggcCAATTAGCATATCCAATATACATAGAACAGCCACGAGCGCAACTCGTGTTGTCAGCAGAAGCCTGGGGAAATATATGGCTGATCTGATGTATGTTAATGTGATTAAACATTTGAATATGAAATATTATGATGAACACACTTATAGCCCCGCTGTAGGCTGCTGACCGAAGCTTCCGTCGTTCGCTTATTTAAGAAAACCGCCGTCCGCGTGCGGCGGGGCACGCGGCAGCAGGTGAGTACTTTGatcgtgcgcgcgcacacaacCGTTATCTAAACGGTTCTAATTATTGGCGGACAGCTGGCAAAGCAGATGTAGTTAGTCAGCAAACGTCCTCTCAAATGTGCGCTACTCCACATAGCTGCCTCATAATAACATCTGTTCAGAGGCGGAAGGATCAGTTAGAGCGATTCTGGCGACATAAGGAATCAAGAGCGGCAATAAAGTGACACAGCACAGAGCGGGAAGTTTACGCCTCAAAATTCCCCCCGTTAATTAATTCGTCGTTAATGCGGCGAGTCGCGAAAATGAAGTCCGCCACTCGGGGAAGGAGCTGACCTACCGTGGGACTGCTGCTCTCCGCTTCAGCGGGCTGACGGAGCTCGAAGGACCCAAAGGTGGGAAAAGATGCCGAGGTTACTCTGAGCTGCTCATCATGAGGTCTGTCCACTTATTAgtacactctctctctctctctctctctctctctctcctctctctctcctctctctctctctcttccccatCTCTCGCTCGCGCTCTCTCGCTCgcgctttctttttttctcacttTGAATAAAAGAGCTTTATTGGTATGTTTACAGCCATACATAAAATTGATATACATACATGTGCGTAGTCTTtgacacagacaaacagaggGGTTTTTTCATTATTAAGGCCATACTATGTAGCAAGCGGATGTACCAGAATAACAGTTCTGTAGTAACTTTAGCATTTTAATTCACGGTGACTACAAGCATGCATTTATTACAGTTTTAGAGTTTAGTTTTTCTACTGGATTAAATTGACATGCATCATAAGTTACTGCGATAAACCAGGATGGATATTAGaattctttttaaagaaaataatgataatattaTTCAAGgactattattattaaagtATTTCATGggctcattttttttttaaaaaaaagaaaagaatagaGTGGAATGTGCCGAGAGGTGCTGTGGCTCTTTAAACCAAGGCACATCAGTGTCCGTCACCTTCTGATCCCAAGATCCTCAAGGCTTCTTTGCAAAATCCTGCAGCGTCCCTAAAAAACTGATTTATGCAGCAAGACTTTCAGTCCAGTTGTACTGTACAGAAATGTTAGCAGGagaaaatgatggatggatggatggatgagagatggatgggtgggtggatggatgagagatggatggatggatgggtgctggatgagagatggatggatgggtggatggatggatggatggatgatggatggatggtggatggatggatgggttgctggatgatggatggatgatggatggatggatggatggatggatgggtgggtggatggatggatgatggatggatggatggatggatggatggtggatggatggatggatgatggatggatggatgatggatggatggatggatggatggatggatggatggatgatggatggatggatggctgtaAGGCATAGCTGCAGTTCTACACCCACGGTTTGATATTGGATGTTTAAGATGTTTCTTTTGAACTCAGCACTTTAACTTCCACCATTTTGACCCTTTTATCCTGGACCTAAATGGAGAAAGTGAATCATTTTTTCCAATTAGACTGCAAATATAATTCTGCTCCTACTGGAATAAAATCTGTCAATTTCTCACTAAAAAGCTctttttattgagaaataaGTTTGATTCTTTAATGGAGAGTGTCAGCACACAGGCAGACTCTTTGAGCGTTTGAAGCGCTTGTTTAGTCTTGATGTTCAGTTTGGTCTCCTGAGACAGAAACCCAGATGTTTAACTCCAGTCCTGGTGAAGCACCTGATTAGGCAGCAGAGGTGCAACCCCGGGGTCTGAGATCACAGTGTCTCGAGCTGGGAAGGATGTGCTGATACATAaaaaccagaggaggaaaaaatccAATAGATCTGCCACGACCCAGAGGTTTAATTTCTTCTGACTGCGaggatttttcattttttacagtttttttcccttttgtttatttgttgtttgggtCAATAATTTTCAAAGAATTCATAGAAAACTGGAGGGGGGAAACAAATGAATTGCTTACGAGGCAGTAAGTCTGCTTCTGCTCTCAGCTGCAGTCAGCAAGCAGCAAACTGTCAAATCTAAACACAAAGCTTTGAAGGAGGGAAGCTTACAGCCGCAGACACGCTGGCTTCTCACCATCTTGAGATTTTCTCATCGATCCTGCTCTCAAAACCCATCCTGTGTTTACAAGTTCTTCACAGCTCGTTACCACGGCACCCTCACCCAATAAGTCCATCCTCGATCAATTCCAAATGGTGGTATTTACGGATGCGATTGGGCAAGGAGGGATTTCTCCTCATCACAGGACTCCGCACTGAAAAATGAGGATTTTACACCAAAGATCTGCTGAGCACCAACACTTGACTCTGGTGGACACTGGGTACGAATATATTCACGCTTTTTTACTGTAGCAAGTTAGCTTCTTCgttcttctttttaaacataGTCACTCTTTAGCTACCTGGGCCCTAGAATTGCCTTCCGCTCtattgttttacatttagaaACCTATGCGGAACATGGTTTTAAAAGCCTCTCAGACATGTTTTGGTTAATTATTAAATATGTATAACGTGCTAATGTTTGTGTCAGATGGCTAGCCAGCAGTGGTGTCGTTAGAATACATTTTTATCATCAGAGCAAACAAAATGTCAGCCTTTATTAGACGGAAGGGTACGCATAAAGAAATCATTTGAGGGATTTCCTAGTGTACAACTATCTCTTCTATTCATTAATTTTGCATCTGCAGCAATGACAGCTTTGTGTCTCTCCACAGCCGTCCTTGATGTTCCTGTTTCTTTATCCCGTGCtgtcgtttgtttgttttgagacTTCACTCagactcctctctctcccccgtcTTTCCTTTTCCCTGTAATACTCTTCTTTTAagtcctctcttctcctccgaGTCCATCCCTTTGAAGAGATGAGATAGACGTCCACGCAGTTGCCTGAGTATGCGTCCCTGTGTGTGGCTCTGAAGACAGCCTCTCTGGCCACCGACGTGGCCTCCTCCACTGAGAGGTCCCATTCCACTCCTTGGTCCAAAATGGAGTAGGCGTAGGGTGATCCTGAGCCCACAGAGAAGACAGTTCCCTGTAGACGAGTGCCATCACTGCACACGTAGTACAGACTGGGTCCAGAGAAGCTGCTTCGAACACCAGCAGAGGCCTTTGGAGCGCTAGTCCCAGGACCGCCATCGACGGGCGTTCTGAAATGGGACACCTGAGGCTTCATTGATCCTGAATGCATGCTTGCGTTAGCCTTTCCACTTGTGTCTCCACCTGTTCCATCCCAGCCACACAGCGTGGCAGCCACACACAGCTCAGTTCCTTTAAATGGATGCAGCATGTGGGAAAACAACTTTGCCGCTCCTCTCGTAGACAGCCGTCGGCCGTGGCGGAGTTGGTAAAGCCGCAGTTCACGGGCCAGGATTCGTTTCCAGAGGACACAGTCGGCTGAAGTCCCTGACGTGGTCCCCACCAAGTGGCTGTGAATGGGCAGTATCTTCTGCGAGGCCGGACACGCCACGAGCCCGGAGCAGCTCGAACGCGTGTCTGCGGCGGCCAGCACGCCGCCCTGAAATATGAAAGCCAGCGTGGTCGTCCCATGAGACaggggaaaaggaagaggaacagaTGGAGAGGAGGCCAGAGGAAGAGTGCTGGGCAGTGCGAGGAATGGCGCGATGGAGTCGGGGGACGAGATCATGCTGGGGCTCCGGGCTGTGTTGATTTGCCCAAACTCCAGTGGATTTTTACCCAAGTAATCTGGAACAGGCGTATAAAACTCAAACAGACTTGTGCTATTTCTCAAGGGTAAACCTAGCGCTTCCCGACAACCCGGCCCTTTCATTAAAGACACCGACGAACCCTCATCGGTGTCCAAAAACGTCTGTAAATGGCAAAAGTCCTGCAACGCCattgaaataaatcaaaactttttcctcctttcGCCTCAGCCCTTGAGAGAAACGTCAGATACCAGCAGCTGCGGCTTTATATAGACAACAGGAGAACATTCCTGTGC
Coding sequences within it:
- the LOC130528154 gene encoding proteasome subunit beta type-11-like, yielding MALQDFCHLQTFLDTDEGSSVSLMKGPGCREALGLPLRNSTSLFEFYTPVPDYLGKNPLEFGQINTARSPSMISSPDSIAPFLALPSTLPLASSPSVPLPFPLSHGTTTLAFIFQGGVLAAADTRSSCSGLVACPASQKILPIHSHLVGTTSGTSADCVLWKRILARELRLYQLRHGRRLSTRGAAKLFSHMLHPFKGTELCVAATLCGWDGTGGDTSGKANASMHSGSMKPQVSHFRTPVDGGPGTSAPKASAGVRSSFSGPSLYYVCSDGTRLQGTVFSVGSGSPYAYSILDQGVEWDLSVEEATSVAREAVFRATHRDAYSGNCVDVYLISSKGWTRRRREDLKEEYYREKERRGRERSLSEVSKQTNDSTG